TCACCGACATCGGCGGGTCGCGCGCGGCCGACGCCCCCTCGGGCGACCTGTACGACCCCGCCACCGGGCTGACCGCCCCGACCGCCCGGCTCACCGCCGTGGTGTGCGGCGACCCGGACGCGGCCGGACAGCTGGCGGAGCGGCTGGGCGGGCACCCCTCGGAGGACAGCCCTTCGGTACTGCTCGGCGGGGTCCCGCTGAACGAACTGCCGCTGGGCTCCGCGCGCACCGCAGTCCTGGTCCAGGACAAGGACCCGGTGCTGCTGTCCGGTTCCCTGCGCGACCTGCTCGACGTACCCGCCTCGGGTGCGGTCGACGCGGGTGCGGCGCTGGTCGCCGCCCAGTGCGGGGACGTCCTCGACGCACTCGTGCAGGGCTCGTTGGACGCCGACGACCCGATGGACGCCCGGATCACCGAGCGCGGCCGGTCCCTCTCCGGCGGCCAGCGGCAACGGCTCGCGCTGGCCCGCTCCCTGTACACGGACCCCGAGGTCCTCGTCCTGGACGAGCCCACCTCCGCCGTCGACTCGCACACCGAGGCACGGATCGCCGAGGGGCTGCGCGAACTGCGGGCGGGGCGCACGACGGTGGTGTTCACCTCGTCCCCCCTGCTGCTGGACCGGGCCGACCGGGTCGTGCTGGTGCACGAGGGCGAGGCCGTCGCGGTGGGTCTGCACCGCGAACTGCTGCGCTCCGAGCCCCGGTACCGGGCCGTGGTGACCAGGGAGACCGAAGAGGAAGCCGCGCTGGGCGAGGCCCACAAGGACGAACAGGCCTCCCTGAGCGGTGTGTTGAAGGACCTGGAAGACAACCGACTCGCAGAGATCGAACGCGAAGAGATCGAGGAGACCGCATGATCGGCGTGGCGCCGCCCGCGTACGACCCGGCGGCACCGAAGACGGCGAACACGCTGCCCGTCGGCGCCCCCGCGACCGTCCGCGCCTACGTGGCCGAACTCCTGCGCCGGCACCGCCGCGCCTTTCTGCTCCTCCTGCTCGTGAACACGGTCGCCACCGTCGCCTCGATGGTGGGCCCATGGCTGCTCGGCGACCTCGTGGAGCGACTGTCGGACGGCGCGCGCGAGCTCCACCTCGGGCTCATCGCGACGCTGTTCGTGCTCGCCCTGGTCGTCCAGGCCGCCTTCGTACGGCAGGTGCGGCTGCGCGGCGCGATGCTCGGCGAGCGGATGCTGGCCGACCTGCGCGAGGACTTCCTCGTACGCTCGGTGCGGCTGCCGCCCGGCGTGCTGGAGCGTGCCGGGACGGGCGACCTGCTGTCCCGCATCACCACGGACATCGACCGGCTGGCCAACGCGATGCGCGAGGCCGTGCCCCAGCTGACGATCGGCGTGATGTGGGCGCTGCTGCTGCTCGGCGGGCTCGTCGTCACGGCGCCGCCGCTGGCGCCGGCCGTCCTGGTCGCGGTGCCGCTGCTGGTGGCCGGGTGCCGCTGGTACTTCAAGCGGGCGCCGGCCGGCTACCGCTCGGAGGCCGCCGGCTACGCCTCCGTGGCCGCCGCCCTCGCCGAGACCGTGGACGCCGGCCGCACCGTGGAGGCCCATCGGCTGGGCGACCGCCGCATCGCGCTCTCCGAGCAGCGCATCCGGCAGTGGACCGCCTGGGAGCGCTACACGCTGTGGCTGCGGTCGGTGCTGTTCCCGGTCATCAACATGGTGCACGTCACGGTGCTCGGCTCGGTCCTCATGCTCGGCGGGGCGTTCGTCCTGAAGGGCTGGATCGGGGTCGGCCAGCTGACGACGGGCGCGCTGCTGGCGCAGATGCTCGTCGACCCGGTGAACCTCATCCTGCGCTGGTACGACGAGCTCCAGGTGGCCCAGGTGTCGCTGGCCCGCCTCGTCGGGGTGCGTGACATCGAGCCCGACGGTGGGGACTCCGGGCTCGTGCCGGACGGACGCGACGTGCACGCCGACCGGGTCCATTTCGGCTACCGGGAGGGTGTCGACGTGCTGCGCAAGGTGACCCTGGAGGTCTCCCCCGGCACCCGGCTGGCCCTGGTCGGACCCTCGGGTGCGGGAAAGTCCACGCTCGGGCGGCTGCTCGCCGGGATCTACGCGCCGCGCGACGGCCGGATCACTCTCGGCGGCGCCGAGCTGTCGCGAATGACCGCGGAACGGGTCCGCTCCCATGTGGCGCTGGTCAACCAGGAGCACCACGTCTTCGTGGGCTCCCTGCGCGACAACCTCCGGCTCGCCCTCCCCCACGCGCGACTCGGCTCGAGCGAGGGGACCTCGACGGCCTCGGCTGCCGCGGAGGGCACCGAGAACGCCGAGGACGCCGAGCTGTGGGCGGCCCTGGGCGCGGTCGACGCGGAGGGCTGGGCCCGGGCCCTGGCGGACGGCCTCGACACCGAGGTCGGCTCCGGCGGTGTCGCGCTCACCCCGGCGCAGGCCCAGCAGATCGCCCTGGCCCGGCTGGTCCTGGCCGACCCCCACACACTGGTCCTGGACGAGGCGACCTCGCTGCTCGACCCGCGTGCCGCCCGCCATCTGGAGCGGTCCCTCGCCCGCGTCCTGGACGGCCGGACCGTCGTCGCCATCGCCCACCGGCTGCACACCGCCCACGACGCCGACGTCATCGCCGTCGTCGAGAACGGCCGCATCAGCGAGCTGGGCAGCCACACCGAGCTGGTCGCGGCGGACGGGGCGTACGCGGCCCTCTGGCGATCGTGGCACGGCTGAGGAACGAAACGGCGGGGGCGACCGGTCGGCGCCGACGCGAGGCGTGAGTGCGTCGGCGCCTGGGCCGGCGCCGGTGCCCCGGCCGGCGCCGGTGCCAGTGCCCGGGCCGTTGACCAGTGCCTGGGGTAGTGCCAATGCCTGGCCCGGTGCCCGTGCCGGTACCGGTGCCTGGGTCAGTGCCGGTGCCTGGGTCGGTGCTTGGCCCGGTGCCGGTGCCTGGGTTTCGGTACCGGTACCGGTGCCTGGGTCGGTACCGGTGCCTGGGTCGGTACCGGTGCCCGGGGCGGTACCGGTGCCCGGGGCGGTGCCGGTGCCCTCGGCCGGCCCCTCGCAGGGCAGCGACCTGCGTGCCCCGGGGACGGGGGCGGCCTCGGGTCGCGGCCCCCGCGCCGGGGCGGAGGTGGCCCGGCCCGGCCCTCGTGCGTCCTCTGGCGTTGCGCGGTCCCGAAGCGGGGTGGAACGCTGGATAGCGGCACCCGCGCGGAATGCAGTCGGGATCCCTCCGGAACACACCGCGCTCGACCGGTGCCCCGTGCGACGGCACCCCGCCGCCGACCGCGATGAGTACGGGGCCGTCACCCCCTGGAGGTACCCGTGAACAGTGCCGACGGATGGGGGGACGACGTCTACCAGCCCGACGCGTCCGACATCCAGGAAGACTCGGGACTGCTCGACGCCGAGGACACGCTGGAGAACGACGGCGTCGAGGACCCCCTCGACCGCGGCTGGTCCCCTCCGGACCGACCCTGGGCGGTGGAACACGACGGTGTGACCGCCGCGGAGCGCCGACAGGGCGAGAGCCTGGACCAGCGGCTCGCGGAGGAGATCCCGGAGCCGGATGCGCCGGACGGCGACGGCCTCGGCGATTGCGACGGCACCGACGGGGAACTCCTCGACAACGAGGTCGGCTCCGCACGCTCCGGCAGGCTCGTGGCGCCGGACGAGGGAGCCCACGAGGACGAGGAGAGCGCACTGATCGCCACGGACGTGGGCATCGACGGCGCGGCCGCCTCCGCCGAGGAGGCCGCGATGCACATCGTCGACGAGGACGCCCTGTCCGGCTGACCCGACCACGGCCGACCCGACCGTTCCCGGCCGGTCGCCGCCATCTCCGTCACCATCGCCATCGCCATCGCCACTGTCATCGCACGAGGAGCTCTCATGCAGCAGGACAAGCAGCCCGACTACCACGCGGTCGTGTTCCGCGACCGGACCGCCGGTTACGCCTTCCTGACCCGGTCCACCGCCACCAGCGATCAGACCATCGAGTGGGACGACGGCGAGACCTACCCGGTCGTGGATGTGGAGATCTCCTCCGAGAGCCACCCCTTCTACACCGGCAAGGCGCGCACCGTGGACACGGAGGGGCGGGTCGCCCGCTTCGAGCGACGCTACGGCGACGGCGGGGCGATGACCTGAACCGGTGCCGCCGCCACCGCCGACGGCACCCGTCGGGTCGCTCGTCAGATGTAGTTGAGGGCGGCCGCGCCGCCCACTCCCCCGAGCAGCATGAACACCGGCATCAACACCTTCAGCTCGACCCAGCTGCCGGCCCGGAACCGCATCACCTTGGGCGGACCGATCGGGTACCAGCGCTTGCGCCCGATCGGGATGGGCCACAGGACCGGGCAGCCGGAGACGGTCAGCGCGTCGCCGATGTCGTGCACCAGGGCGCCCAGCACGATCGGCAGCCCCAGCCACAGGTACTGCTGGCCCGGGTCCGTGAACAACCAGTCCGAGCCGTTGCCGGGCTTGTCCAGGACACCGGCGAGGATCCAGGCGCTGGTGGCGGCAAGCAGCCACACCAGCACATCGCTGCTGGATCCCCGGGCCGCCCGCCACAGCAGCCCCTCGATCGCCAGCACCATGTGCACGAAGAGAAGCGCCAGGACCGCCCAGCGGCCACCGGTGATCGCCAGCGCCGAGGCGCCTCCGCCGATCATGACGGCCCACAGCCAGGTGTGCGTCAGGGTTCGGTGGCCTCCGGAGCGGCGCGGGTCGCCCTGCTTCCTGGTGCCCTTGTAGACGGCGTAGGAGAGCTTGTCGACGATCTCGCACAGCCAGCGCGAGACGGGTCCGAAGGCCCGCGAGATGGTGGCTGCCTTGTGGTCGAGGTCCGGGGCGAGCGCGGCTCCGGCGCAGATCAGCGCACCCGCGAGCAGAACCGGCCAGGGCATCGTGTGTCCGGCCGCGGCGGCGGCCGCACCGACGCCGAGCCAGGCGGCCGCGCCCGACAGTGAGTGTGCTGGTCCCATCATGGCCGGTGCCCGCCCTATTCCTCGAATGCCGCTGTCCAGTTGACCGGGTGCGTTGACGCTCCGTCGGCGACACAGCGTAGCGGTCGTGATCTTCGGGCCTGCATCCGATTCCCCCATCAGGGGCGAGGGCAGGCAAGATGGGGGCGTGACCCTCATCGATCAGTTGCCGCCGACCGCAGATCCCGACGCCCTGTACGAAGCCTTCGAGTCCTGGGCGCAGGAGCGTGGTCTGACGCTCTACCCCCACCAGGAGGAGGCGCTGATCGAGGTGGTCTCCGGGGCGAACGTGATCGTGTCGACGCCTACCGGCTCCGGCAAGAGCATGATCGCGGCGGCCGCTCACTTCGCGGCGCTCGCCCGCGACGAGGTCACCTTCTACACGGCTCCGATCAAGGCGCTGGTGTCGGAGAAGTTCTTCGAGCTGTGCAAGATCTTCGGCACGGAGAACGTCGGCATGCTGACCGGCGACGCGTCCGTGAACTCCGACGCCCCGGTCATCTGCTGCACCGCCGAAGTGCTCGCCTCGATCGCGTTGCGCGACGGCAAGAACGCCGATGTCGGCCAGGTCGTCATGGACGAGTTCCACTTCTACGCGGAGGGCGACCGCGGCTGGGCGTGGCAGATCCCCATCCTGGAGCTGCCCCAGGCGCAGTTCGTGCTCATGTCGGCCACGCTCGGCGACGTGTCGTTCTTCGAGAAGGACCTCGCCCGGCGCACCGGCCGCCCCACGTCGGTGGTCCGCTCGGCGACGCGGCCGGTGCCGCTGTCCTACGAGTACCGGTTCACCCCGATGACGGAGACGCTCAGCGACCTGCTGGTGACGAAGCAGGCGCCCGTCTACATCGTGCACTTCACCCAGGCGCAGGCCGTGGAGCGGGCGCAGGCGCTGATGAGCATCAACATGTGCTCGCGCGAGGAGAAGGACCGGATCGCCGACCTGATCGGCAACTTCCGCTTCAGCACGAAGTTCGGCCAGAACCTCTCGCGCTACGTGCGGCACGGCATCGGCGTCCACCACGCCGGCATGCTGCCCAAGTACCGGCGTCTGGTGGAGAAGCTCGCCCAGGCCGGCCTGTTGAAGGTGATCTGCGGTACGGACACCCTCGGCGTGGGCGTCAACGTGCCCATCCGCACCGTGCTGTTCACGGCGCTGACCAAGTACGACGGCAACCGGGTGCGTACCCTGCGGGCCCGTGAGTTCCACCAGATCGCGGGCCGGGCCGGCCGGGCCGGCTTCGACACGGCGGGTCTGGTGGTGGCGCAGGCTCCCGAGCACGTCATCGAGAACGAGAAGGCTCTGAGCAAGGCCGGTGACGACCCGAAGAAGCGTCGCAAGGTGGTGCGCAAGAAGGCGCCCGAAGGATTCGTGGGCTGGGCGGAGAACACCTTCGACAAGCTCATCGAGTCCGAGCCGGAGCCGCTGACGTCCCGCTTCCGGGTCACGCACACGATGCTGCTGTCGGTGATCGCCCGGCCCGGCAACGCCTTCGAGGCGATGCGGCATCTGCTCGAGGACAACCACGAGCCGCGCAAGCAGCAGATTCGGCACATCCGGCGCGCGATCGCGATCTACCGCTCGCTGCTGGACGGCGGGATCGTCGAGAAGCTCGACGAACCGGACGGCACCGGCCGCGTCGTCCGCCTCACCGTGGACCTCCAGCAGGACTTCGCGCTGAACCAGCCGCTGTCCACCTTCGCGCTGGCCGCGTTCGAACTCCTCGACCCGGAGTCGCCTTCCTACGCTCTCGACATGGTCTCCGTCGTGGAGTCCACGTTGGACGACCCGCGTCAGATCCTGGCGGCTCAGCAGAACAAGGCGCGCGGTGAGGCGGTGGCCGCGATGAAGGCGGACGGCGTCGAGTACGAGGAGCGGATGGAGCGCCTCCAGGACATCGCGTACCCGAAGCCCCTGGAGGAGCTGCTCTTCCACGCGTACAACACCTACCGCAAGAGCCACCCGTGGGTCGGCGACCATCCGTTGTCGCCGAAGTCCGTCATCCGTGACATGTACGAGCGGGCGATGTCGTTCACCGAGCTGGTGTCCCACTACGAGCTGGCCCGCACCGAGGGCATCGTGCTGCGTTACCTGGCCGGCGCCTACAAGGCCCTCGACCACACCGTCCCGGACGACCTCAAGTCGGAGGATCTCCAGGACCTGGTGGAGTGGCTGGGCGAGATGGTGCGCCAGGTGGACTCGAGCCTGCTGGACGAGTGGGAGCAGCTCGCCAACCCGGCGGAGATGACCGCCGAGGAGGCCCAGGAGAAGGCCGACGAGGTCAAGCCGGTCACGGCCAACGCGCGTGCCTTCCGGGTGCTGGTCCGCAACGCGATGTTCCGCCGTGTCGAGCTCGCCGCTCTCGACCACGTCGACGAACTCGGCGAGCTGGACGGCGAGTCCGGTTGGGACGCCGACGCCTGGGGCGAGGCGATGGACAAGTACTGGGACGAGTACGACGACCTCAGCACCGGCCCGGACGCCCGGGGCCCCAAGTTGCTCGTCATCCAGGAGGAGCCGCAGAACGCCCTGTGGCGGGTCCGCCAGATCTTCGACGACCCGAACGACGACCACGACTGGGGCATCAGCGCGGAGGTCGACCTCACGGCTTCCGACGCCGAGGGCCGCGCGGTCGTCCGCGTCACATCCGTCGGCCAGTTGTGAGTACCGAAGAGGGCACAGGAGAAGCGCACCGATGACGAATCCGGCCGAGAGGCTCGTCGACCTGCTCGACCTCGAGCAGATCGAGGTCAACATCTTCCGCGGCCGCAGCCCGCAGGAGTCCCTCCAGCGGGTCTTCGGCGGCCAGGTGGCGGGCCAGGCGCTGGTCGCGGCCGGCCGGACCACCGAAGGAGACCGGCCCGTGCACTCGCTGCACGCGTACTTCCTTCGCCCGGGCCGGCCGGGTGTGCCGATCGTGTACCAGGTCGAACGGGTGCGGGACGGGCGGTCCTTCACGACCCGCCGGGTCACCGCCGTGCAGCAGGGGCGCACGATCTTCAATCTCACCGCCTCCTTTCACAAGCCTGAGGAAGGTCCCTTCGAGCACCAGCTGCCGCCGGCTCGCGAGGTCCCGGACCCGGAGTCCCTGCCGACGGTCGTCGAGGAGATCCGGAAGCATCTGGGCGAGTTGCCCGAGCAGT
The sequence above is a segment of the Streptomyces asoensis genome. Coding sequences within it:
- a CDS encoding ABC transporter ATP-binding protein, with the protein product MIGVAPPAYDPAAPKTANTLPVGAPATVRAYVAELLRRHRRAFLLLLLVNTVATVASMVGPWLLGDLVERLSDGARELHLGLIATLFVLALVVQAAFVRQVRLRGAMLGERMLADLREDFLVRSVRLPPGVLERAGTGDLLSRITTDIDRLANAMREAVPQLTIGVMWALLLLGGLVVTAPPLAPAVLVAVPLLVAGCRWYFKRAPAGYRSEAAGYASVAAALAETVDAGRTVEAHRLGDRRIALSEQRIRQWTAWERYTLWLRSVLFPVINMVHVTVLGSVLMLGGAFVLKGWIGVGQLTTGALLAQMLVDPVNLILRWYDELQVAQVSLARLVGVRDIEPDGGDSGLVPDGRDVHADRVHFGYREGVDVLRKVTLEVSPGTRLALVGPSGAGKSTLGRLLAGIYAPRDGRITLGGAELSRMTAERVRSHVALVNQEHHVFVGSLRDNLRLALPHARLGSSEGTSTASAAAEGTENAEDAELWAALGAVDAEGWARALADGLDTEVGSGGVALTPAQAQQIALARLVLADPHTLVLDEATSLLDPRAARHLERSLARVLDGRTVVAIAHRLHTAHDADVIAVVENGRISELGSHTELVAADGAYAALWRSWHG
- a CDS encoding DUF5709 domain-containing protein, with product MNSADGWGDDVYQPDASDIQEDSGLLDAEDTLENDGVEDPLDRGWSPPDRPWAVEHDGVTAAERRQGESLDQRLAEEIPEPDAPDGDGLGDCDGTDGELLDNEVGSARSGRLVAPDEGAHEDEESALIATDVGIDGAAASAEEAAMHIVDEDALSG
- a CDS encoding type B 50S ribosomal protein L31, translating into MQQDKQPDYHAVVFRDRTAGYAFLTRSTATSDQTIEWDDGETYPVVDVEISSESHPFYTGKARTVDTEGRVARFERRYGDGGAMT
- a CDS encoding metal-dependent hydrolase, giving the protein MMGPAHSLSGAAAWLGVGAAAAAAGHTMPWPVLLAGALICAGAALAPDLDHKAATISRAFGPVSRWLCEIVDKLSYAVYKGTRKQGDPRRSGGHRTLTHTWLWAVMIGGGASALAITGGRWAVLALLFVHMVLAIEGLLWRAARGSSSDVLVWLLAATSAWILAGVLDKPGNGSDWLFTDPGQQYLWLGLPIVLGALVHDIGDALTVSGCPVLWPIPIGRKRWYPIGPPKVMRFRAGSWVELKVLMPVFMLLGGVGGAAALNYI
- a CDS encoding DEAD/DEAH box helicase; its protein translation is MTLIDQLPPTADPDALYEAFESWAQERGLTLYPHQEEALIEVVSGANVIVSTPTGSGKSMIAAAAHFAALARDEVTFYTAPIKALVSEKFFELCKIFGTENVGMLTGDASVNSDAPVICCTAEVLASIALRDGKNADVGQVVMDEFHFYAEGDRGWAWQIPILELPQAQFVLMSATLGDVSFFEKDLARRTGRPTSVVRSATRPVPLSYEYRFTPMTETLSDLLVTKQAPVYIVHFTQAQAVERAQALMSINMCSREEKDRIADLIGNFRFSTKFGQNLSRYVRHGIGVHHAGMLPKYRRLVEKLAQAGLLKVICGTDTLGVGVNVPIRTVLFTALTKYDGNRVRTLRAREFHQIAGRAGRAGFDTAGLVVAQAPEHVIENEKALSKAGDDPKKRRKVVRKKAPEGFVGWAENTFDKLIESEPEPLTSRFRVTHTMLLSVIARPGNAFEAMRHLLEDNHEPRKQQIRHIRRAIAIYRSLLDGGIVEKLDEPDGTGRVVRLTVDLQQDFALNQPLSTFALAAFELLDPESPSYALDMVSVVESTLDDPRQILAAQQNKARGEAVAAMKADGVEYEERMERLQDIAYPKPLEELLFHAYNTYRKSHPWVGDHPLSPKSVIRDMYERAMSFTELVSHYELARTEGIVLRYLAGAYKALDHTVPDDLKSEDLQDLVEWLGEMVRQVDSSLLDEWEQLANPAEMTAEEAQEKADEVKPVTANARAFRVLVRNAMFRRVELAALDHVDELGELDGESGWDADAWGEAMDKYWDEYDDLSTGPDARGPKLLVIQEEPQNALWRVRQIFDDPNDDHDWGISAEVDLTASDAEGRAVVRVTSVGQL
- a CDS encoding acyl-CoA thioesterase, encoding MTNPAERLVDLLDLEQIEVNIFRGRSPQESLQRVFGGQVAGQALVAAGRTTEGDRPVHSLHAYFLRPGRPGVPIVYQVERVRDGRSFTTRRVTAVQQGRTIFNLTASFHKPEEGPFEHQLPPAREVPDPESLPTVVEEIRKHLGELPEQLERMARRQPFDIRYADRLRWSAEDVEEAEPRSAVWMRAVGPLGDDPLVHTCALTYASDMTLLDAVRLPVEPLWGPRNFDMASLDHAMWFHRPFRADEWFLYDQESPIATGGRGLARGRIYDLEGRLLVSVVQEGLFRAL